A single Arachnia propionica DNA region contains:
- the mutM gene encoding bifunctional DNA-formamidopyrimidine glycosylase/DNA-(apurinic or apyrimidinic site) lyase, whose amino-acid sequence MPELPEVEVVRRGLENHLKGREIEAVTVLHPRPVRSHPAGPEGFVSDLAGRGVDAVARRGKYLWLVLGDDAMIAHLGMSGQFRVNRPQDPQLRNTRVLFDLDDGTQLRFVDQRMFGGLEFVRGGGGCPVPHIALDPFDPDFDPAAVACRMRARRTTVKRAILDQGLVSGIGNIYADESLWRAKLHFDHPTQHLAQARAVALLGHARDVMSEALAAGGTSFDSLYVNVNGESGYFERGLDAYGREDQPCRRCATPVVRRRFANRSSFLCPRCQRLPKP is encoded by the coding sequence ATGCCTGAACTCCCGGAGGTCGAGGTGGTGCGCCGGGGCCTGGAGAACCACCTCAAAGGACGCGAGATCGAAGCGGTCACCGTCCTTCATCCCCGCCCCGTGCGTTCCCATCCCGCCGGCCCGGAGGGTTTCGTCTCCGATCTGGCGGGCCGGGGCGTTGACGCCGTCGCACGCCGGGGCAAGTACCTCTGGCTGGTCCTGGGCGATGACGCCATGATCGCCCACCTGGGGATGAGCGGACAATTCCGGGTGAACCGGCCCCAGGACCCCCAGCTGCGCAACACGCGGGTCCTGTTCGACCTCGACGACGGCACCCAGCTGCGTTTCGTCGACCAGCGCATGTTCGGTGGGCTCGAGTTCGTTCGGGGAGGCGGCGGGTGCCCGGTCCCGCACATCGCCCTCGACCCCTTCGACCCCGATTTCGATCCCGCAGCAGTGGCCTGTCGGATGCGGGCAAGACGCACCACGGTCAAGCGCGCCATCCTCGACCAAGGGCTCGTTTCCGGGATCGGGAACATCTACGCCGACGAATCCCTGTGGCGCGCGAAGCTGCACTTCGACCACCCCACGCAGCACCTCGCCCAGGCCCGCGCCGTCGCCCTGCTGGGGCACGCCCGCGATGTCATGTCGGAGGCCCTGGCCGCAGGCGGCACATCCTTCGATTCACTGTATGTCAATGTCAACGGCGAATCGGGGTATTTTGAACGTGGACTCGACGCCTACGGGCGCGAGGACCAACCATGCCGACGCTGCGCAACACCCGTGGTGCGCCGGCGATTCGCCAATCGAAGCAGCTTTCTGTGCCCGAGATGCCAGCGGCTGCCCAAGCCGTGA
- a CDS encoding GtrA family protein, giving the protein MNAIGRLLRNNKDSLWQFIRFGIVGGLGVLVNMGVLIACRKLFPLLWASAGVPEGEGVWFAIPGTEYNIRWYHVMSTVAFLLANLFNFQLNRWWTFKSHKLAGWFREYWPFLIVGLVALAVGQVIITALMHPHSPVALPATVFDGSSGLRSRQYWANLISIICTIPVNFLVNKFWTFRAARQPSGKQGGQSACTSNS; this is encoded by the coding sequence ATGAACGCGATCGGTCGATTGCTCCGGAACAACAAGGACTCTCTGTGGCAGTTCATCCGGTTCGGTATCGTGGGTGGCCTCGGTGTTCTGGTGAACATGGGGGTGTTGATCGCGTGCCGGAAGCTTTTCCCGCTGCTCTGGGCCAGCGCGGGCGTTCCCGAGGGGGAGGGCGTGTGGTTCGCCATTCCGGGCACCGAGTACAACATCCGCTGGTACCACGTCATGTCCACCGTCGCGTTCCTGCTGGCTAACCTGTTCAACTTCCAGCTGAACCGCTGGTGGACCTTCAAGTCCCACAAACTGGCCGGATGGTTCCGGGAGTACTGGCCCTTCCTGATCGTAGGGCTGGTCGCGCTGGCCGTGGGCCAGGTGATCATCACGGCCCTGATGCACCCCCACTCCCCGGTTGCGCTGCCCGCCACCGTCTTCGACGGCTCCTCCGGTCTTCGGAGCCGCCAGTACTGGGCCAACCTGATCTCCATCATCTGCACCATCCCGGTCAACTTCTTGGTGAACAAGTTCTGGACCTTCCGGGCCGCCCGTCAGCCCTCCGGG